The following nucleotide sequence is from Pseudonocardia sp. C8.
GGCTGCGTTCGGGCCTGCCGCTGGCCCTGCTCTGCCACGCGCCCGCCGCGACGCTGGCCGCTCGCGACGACGACGGCGGCTGGCCGTTCGCGGGCTACCGGATGACCGGGCTGTCCAACGTCGAGGAACGGCTCAACACCTTCGGTTGGAAGGCGCCCTGGTACCTGGAGGACCGCCTCAGGGAGAACGGCGCCGACTACTCCAAGGCGCTCGTTCCGCTGCGGCCGCACGTCGTGGTCGACCGCAACCTCTACACCGGACAGAACCCGTTCTCGTCGGAGAGGCTCGCCGAGCGGATCGTGGCCGACGTGACCGGGCGCTGAGGGGCGGCCGGCCGACGACGAGACGGCCCATCGGCGGGAGTGCCGGCTGTTCCGTTCCTCGCTGAGGCCCGTGAAAGCACACCAGCCGCGGCTGAAGCGCTACTCCGAGACTGGTGACGGCTGCTTGTCGAACACGTGCCCGATGAACTGCAGCGCCGCGGGCAGGTTCTCCTCCCAGGTCGGCTGGATCTGGTCGGGTGGCAGGATGAAGCCACCTTCGGCCTGGGTGTCGGGCCGGAGCTCGATGGTGAACGAGGGCACCCCGTACTCGCCGTAGGTCCAGTCGGTGGTGTCTCCGGCGGTCGGGTAGAGCGCCGACGACTGCTGGACGGTGTAGGTCTCGCCGTGGACCTGCCGGATCAACCGCGCCATGTCCTGGCCGAGGCCCTGCATCTCCCGCCGGTCGTGGGCGTCGGCGATCTGCGTGGAGGTGTAGCCCCACGGGTAGAGGATCAGCTGCGAGTAGCTGTGGTAGGTCAGCACCCCGGCCGGCAGTTCGCGGGCGACGAGGTTGCGCACCGCGCGGACCTCGGGCTCGGAGAACGCCCTCGGCCCGACATAGGTCTCGTCGCGGGGTACGTGACTGGACGTGCTGATGTTGAGCGTCCCCCACATGTAACCGTAGTTGCGGTTCGGGTCGACGCCGCGGCTACCGTCGGGGTTCAGCCGTCGGTTCTTGCGCCACAAGCGGTCCTGGGTGCGGGTGTGCTCGTGTCCGTCCGGGTTGACCATGGGGGCGACCCAGATCTCGCCCTTGCGCAACCACTGCTGAACCGGGTCGGTGCCCGACCGGGTCACCAGGTGCTCGGCGAGCAGATACGGCACCTCGACCGCGATCCACTCGCGAGCGTGATGGCAGCCCAGGAACACCATCTTGAGCGGGTTGCCGCGTCGTTCTCCGATCCGCAGGGCCCAGATCGGCCGGTCCTCCACGCTCCGGCCGATCTCGTGCAGCTCGGCGACGTCGGGATGGTCGTCCGCCAGCCGTTGCAGGTCCGCAGTGAGTGTCTCGACGGTGTGGAAGCCGGCCAGTGCCTCGTCGGTGGCGAAGGTCGACAGGTAGGCCTGCGTCTGCTGCAGCTCCTCGACGGCGTAACCCATGTGTTCGAGCCGCTCGGCCTGCGCCGGAGCGGCCTGCAGGACCAGGTGCTCGGGTTTGACCTCCCACACGTCGAGACCCAGCGGCGAGGACAGCAGGTGCTCCAGTGGAGCCCGTGGACTGTCCGAGGTCACCTTCACGATCACCGTCATCTCGGCCCGCCTTCCTGGTTGTCGTTGTCGCCCTCGCCGGTACCGGCGGCCCGACGCCGGGCCCGTTCCACGAACTCCGACTGGCGTGAGATCCGCACGACGACGGCCAGTCGCCGCCGCTCCACCTCGGACAGCTGGTTCTCGGTCGCGGCCACCACCAGCGAGTCGCCGTGGCGCTCCCACACGTCCAGGCCCGCCGAGGACGCGAGCACGTCGTCGACGCTGCCCTCACCCAGGGGGGTGAGCCGGGCGATCCAACGATCTTCCGCGATCATGACCTCCCCCGACGGCTCGGTGAGTGGTCCGTGTTTCCGCCTGCCACGTCGAGCGGGACCCGCGGGAACGGGATCTCTGCATCGAGACGCTGCTGGGACGAGCCGCGACACCGTCGGTTACGGATCGGTTCACCCGGATCCCTCGGTAGCCACTCGAAGCCGGAGCGTGACCATGCAGGTTCGCAATGGTCGCAGCCACGGGCGGTGTGACGCATCCATCGCATTGGGTATCGACAGGGCGGACGGGTCGAGCGGGAGTGCCGATTCGTCCAAGCCACACCCGCCACGGCAGGCCTAGCGTCCCGCCCATGAGCACCGATCCGATCGTCCGTGACCCCAACTCCGAGCCACCGTTCCCGATCACCGCGCCCGGACCCGCCGGGACCGTTCCCGGCCGGCAGGGCGGGACCGACCGGGCGCAGGAGTCACCGTGACCGCCGCCGGGACGGCCGAGGCCGGCGCCGAACGTGAGCGGCTGTTCGGGCTGCTGTGGGGGTTCTTCCCCGCGCAGCTGCTCCGCACGCTGGCGCAGCTGGGAGTTCCCGACGCGCTCGCGGACGGGCCCGCCGACGTCACCACGCTCGCCGCGCGGACCGGGACGCACCCGCCGTCGCTGCGCCGGCTGCTCACGGCCGGCGTGGGGCTGCAGCTGGTGACCGCGGCCGGCGACGACCGCTACGAGCTCGCCCCGGCCGGGCACCTGCTCCGCACCGGGGCCCCCGGTTCGCTGGGCAACCTGGCGCAGCTGTTCTGCGGCGACGCCACCTGGCGCGCCTGGGGCGAGCTCGGGTGGAGCGTGCGAACCGGTGCCCCGTCGTTCGAGAAGGTGACCGGCCGGACGGCGTTCGCGCACATCGCGGCCGACCCGACGCTGTCCGCGGTGTTCACCGAGGCGATGGCCGAGGGCACCCGGGCCGGCGCGCCGGCGATCGTCGCCGCCTGCGACCTCGACGGCGCCGGCACGCTCTGCGACGTCGGCGGCGGCAACGGCACGTTGCTGGCCGCGTTCCTCGCCGCCCGGCCCGAGCTGCGCGGCGTCCTGTTCGACACCGCGGACGGCCTCGGGGACGCCGCCACCGTCCTCGCCGGCGTCGCCGACCGCTGCCGGATCGAGGCCGGTGACTTCTTCGCCGAGGTCCCGAGCTGTGATGCCTACGTCGTCAAGAGCGTCGTGCACGACTGGGACGACGACCGGGCGACCGCGCTGCTGGCCAGGATCCGGGCGGCCGCGCCCCCGAACGCCGCGTTGTTCCTGGTCGAGCCGGTGCTGCCCGCCGATCCGGCCGAGCTCACGCAGGTGCCGACCATGCTGATGAGCGACCTGAACATGCTCGTCTGCACCGGGGGCCGTGAGCGCACCGCGGCGGACTTCACCGCGCTGCTCGTCGCGGCCGGCTGGCGGCTCGTCGACGTGGCCCCCACCGAACGGCACGGCTACTCGGTGCTGCGCGCCGCGCCGGACCGTCCTCGCGAGTAGCCGCGCCGGGTCGCGGGTAGGCGCCCGGCACGCGACGACCGAGGAGGAACGATGCCGGAGCCGGGCAGGACGAACGGCGCACGGCCGGCAGGTGGGTGCCGTACGTGAGCCGCCGCGACATCGACGCGGTGCGGGCGCTGGCCCGGCCCCTGCGCACCGACGCCGACCTCGACGACCTGGTCGAGCGCATCGGGGACGCCCGGCTGGTGCTGATCGGGGAGGCCTCGCACGGCACCCACGAGTTCTACGCGTGGCGGGACCGGCTGACCCGCCGGCTGGTCGCCGAGCGCGGCTTCGGGTTCGTCGCCGTGGAAGGCGACTGGCCGGACAGCCGCCGCGTGCATCGCTACGTCGTCGGCGACCCGGAGGCTCCCGCGGACGCGGACCGCGTGCTGCGCGGTTACGACCGCTGGCCGACCTGGATGTGGGCCAACACCGCGGTGTCCGCGGCCGCACGGTGGCTGCGTACGCACAACGCGGGCCTGCCGGCTGCCGAGCGGGTCGGCTTCCACGGGCTCGACGTCTACAGCCTGTACCGGTCGATGACGGCGGTGCTGGACTGGCTGTCCGAACACGAGCCGGAGCTGGCCGAGGCGGCGCGGGCCGCCTACGCGTGCTTCGAGCCGTTCGGGACCGACCCGTTCGAGTACGCGCGGGCGACCCGGTGGGTGCCGGAGAACTGCGAAGCGCCCGTCGTCGACGTGCTGACCGCGCTGTGCGAGCGGGGCGCCGCGGCCGACGGCGGCGAGGACCGGTTCGCCGCAGAGCAGAACGCCGCCGTGGTGGCCGGCGCCGAGCGCTACTACCGCACCGCGGTGCGCGGCGGGGCCGCGTCGTGGAACGTGCGGGACGAGCACATGGCCGACACCCTCGACCGGCTGCTCGAGCATGCCGGCCCGGGTGCGAAGGGCGTGGTGTGGGCGCACAACACCCACATCGGCGATGCCGCGGCCACCGACATGGTCGCGTACGGCATGACCAACCTGGGCCGGCTGGCCCGCGAGCGGCACGCCGACGACGGCGTGGTGCTGGTGGGGCAGGCCGGCCACCGTGGCGAGGTGATGGCCGGCGACCACTGGGGCGCCCCCGCCTGCCGGCTGCCGGTGCCCGCCGGCCGCGCGGGCAGCGCGGAGGACCTGCTGCACGACGCGCTCGGTGACCAGGCCTCGGTGCTGTCGTTCCCGCCGTCGCCGGACCAGCCGTCGTGGCTGCGGAGCCCACTGGGGCACCGCGCGATCGGCGTCGTCTACCACCCGGAGCGCGAGCACCGGGGCAACTACGTGCCCTCCACCCTGGGCGACCGATACGACGCGCTGCTCTGGTTCGGCGACACGACGGCGCTGCAGCCGGTGCGCGCCGAGCCGGCCGACGACCCGGAACCGGAGACGAGGCCGTCCGGGGTGTGACCCGCGGGCTCGGGTATTGATCAGCGCGATTCCGTCCCGGGCTGGGCGAAAGGTGCGGGTCACCGTCCGACGGGGGTCGATCAGCACGTTGTCGTCTCGCCTGGGGCGGAAGCGTGCGGCTCGACGCTGGGTGAGGTGTTGATCAGCCGCAGAAGCAGGACCTGCAGGCGCAGCTCGACAGCCGTCCGGTCGTCCCGGTGCCCGCCCCGGTGGCACCGGCCGCACCGGTCGAGACCGGGCCGGCGAGGACCGCGGTGGGAAGCCCCGCCGGCGACCGCCCACCGCGCCCCGGCTCCAGGTCGACACACCGGGGCGGGACGGGCGGCGGCCGCGACGGTGCCCTCCCCTCCTACAGCGACGCGTACAGCGCCGCCTCGAAGTCGCCGTACACCTTCCACGCCTCGTCCTTGGGGATGAACGGCAGCGAGTTCGTGTAGAGGGAGGCGCAGATTCCCGTGGTGCGGTCGACGAAGAAGTGCGTGTTGAACAGGCCGGCCCACGCCCCGGTCCACGCCCGCCGTGCACCGGGGAGGTCCAGCGTGTTGAGCAGGAGCCCGTAGCCCCAGGTCCAGCCGGGGCCGAGGGTGAGCGTGTCGGTGATCGGCGGGTCGACGGTGCGGATCTCGGTCGGCATCGGGATGCCACCCAGCTGGTCGGAGAACGCCGCGTCGACGGTCTCCTGAGTCAGGATGCGGGTGCCGTCGAGCTCACCACCGCGCAGCAGTGCGCGCTCGAAACGAATGAAGTCGCGCGGGGTCGAGTGCAGCCCGTGGCCACCGGGCCACCACTGCGGGTCGTCCGGGAGGACGTTGCCGGCCGAGATCCACCCGCCGTCCTCGCCCTTGACGTGCACCGGGGTCTTGTTCGCCTGCCGGGCCTCGTCGAGGGCGAACATCGTGTCGTCCATGCCCAGGGGCTCGGTGACGTTCTCCTTGATCACGACGTCGAGCGTGGTGCCGGCGACCGCCTCGACCACCCGGCCGAGCCAGTCGGTGTTGATGCCGTACTCGAAACGGGTGCCCGGGTCGGCGACCATAGGCGCCTTGAACGCGGCCATGTCCCCGGGCACGACGTTCGGCAGGCCGGTGACCTCTTCGTACTTCTTGAGCTCGGCGTTCCAGAACCAGTAGCCCAGGCCCGAGGTGTGCGTGATCAGGTGCTTGACGGTCGCCGGTGTCTTCGGAGCCCGCAGCCTCGGGGTGTCGCCGTCGAAGCCCTCGAGAACCTGGACCTCGGCGAAGTCCGGGACGTAGCTCGCGACCGGGGCGGCGAGGTCGAGCGCACCGCGCTCGACTTGCTGGAGCGCCGCGACGGTCGCGACGATCTTGGTCATGGACATGATGCGGAAGTGGGTGCCGGTGCTGACCGGCTGCGGCCCGCTGTCCGTGTGGCGCACCCCGGCCGCGCCCTCGTAGACGACGCCGTCGGCGTCCGCGACGATCGCGGCCACGTGCGGCACCGCGCCGTTGTCGACCGCCTCCTGCAGCACCGTGTCGATCCCGCTCCCGTCGATCGTCCTCGCCATCGAGCCTCCTCCGGTTCGGTGCGCCCGCCACCGCGGACGTGGGGTGGGCGCGCGTTCCCGATCATTGTGACCGGGAACACGAGCGGCGGGAACTGGCGCGAGGGCGGGGTCCGGGTTCCTGGAGCCGCCGCCGGCTGGCGCCGGCCGGACCGATCACGCCGTCACGGCCGTCCGGAGTCGGGCGCGGACGCGGCAGCGCCGCGCGGCCGGGGCGCCCGCCGCCCAGCGGGCCGGCACGTGCTCGGCGTGCAGCGGTGCACCGGCGAGACCGGACCGGGCCCGGTCGACCACACGGGCGTCCCGGACGGCCGGGTGGTCGGCATACCGGCGCAGGACCGCGTGCAGGGCCGGTAGCCGCCCGGCCAGGTCGGCGGTGATCCGCGCGGCCGCTCGCTCCCGGTCGTCCGGGGCCAGGTCGAACACGGGGTCCAGCACGGCGGCCAGCGTGCGTGACCAGCGTGCGGCCAGGTGGGTCAGCACGGCGTGGTCGTCGGCGAAGTCCTCGGCCAGCGCGGGCAGGGCGCGCCACGGGATCTCCGGGTGGCCGGTTGCCTCGACGTGCCGCAGGAGCTCGTCCACCAGACGGCGCTGGCGCCGGTACTGCTCGGGCGTCGGACGCGGGGTCGGATCCATACTCGCCTCCTTGAACATACTCAGAGTACGTACTGCGAGTATGTAATATCCTAGGCGTCATGGAACCCGTCAAGTCGCGGCGCACGGAGTACACCGAGACGACCCGCGACGCGGTGCTGGACAGCGCGGCCGAGCTGTTCATCCGGCGCGGGTATCCGAAGACGTCGCTGGACGAGGTCGCGGCGGCCGCGCGGGTGACCAAGGGCGCGATCTACCACCACTTCTCCAACAAGGCCGCGCTCATGAAGGCCCTGATCGAACGGCTGGAACAGCGTG
It contains:
- a CDS encoding M14 family metallopeptidase, whose protein sequence is MTVIVKVTSDSPRAPLEHLLSSPLGLDVWEVKPEHLVLQAAPAQAERLEHMGYAVEELQQTQAYLSTFATDEALAGFHTVETLTADLQRLADDHPDVAELHEIGRSVEDRPIWALRIGERRGNPLKMVFLGCHHAREWIAVEVPYLLAEHLVTRSGTDPVQQWLRKGEIWVAPMVNPDGHEHTRTQDRLWRKNRRLNPDGSRGVDPNRNYGYMWGTLNISTSSHVPRDETYVGPRAFSEPEVRAVRNLVARELPAGVLTYHSYSQLILYPWGYTSTQIADAHDRREMQGLGQDMARLIRQVHGETYTVQQSSALYPTAGDTTDWTYGEYGVPSFTIELRPDTQAEGGFILPPDQIQPTWEENLPAALQFIGHVFDKQPSPVSE
- a CDS encoding methyltransferase gives rise to the protein MTAAGTAEAGAERERLFGLLWGFFPAQLLRTLAQLGVPDALADGPADVTTLAARTGTHPPSLRRLLTAGVGLQLVTAAGDDRYELAPAGHLLRTGAPGSLGNLAQLFCGDATWRAWGELGWSVRTGAPSFEKVTGRTAFAHIAADPTLSAVFTEAMAEGTRAGAPAIVAACDLDGAGTLCDVGGGNGTLLAAFLAARPELRGVLFDTADGLGDAATVLAGVADRCRIEAGDFFAEVPSCDAYVVKSVVHDWDDDRATALLARIRAAAPPNAALFLVEPVLPADPAELTQVPTMLMSDLNMLVCTGGRERTAADFTALLVAAGWRLVDVAPTERHGYSVLRAAPDRPRE
- a CDS encoding erythromycin esterase family protein, whose amino-acid sequence is MSRRDIDAVRALARPLRTDADLDDLVERIGDARLVLIGEASHGTHEFYAWRDRLTRRLVAERGFGFVAVEGDWPDSRRVHRYVVGDPEAPADADRVLRGYDRWPTWMWANTAVSAAARWLRTHNAGLPAAERVGFHGLDVYSLYRSMTAVLDWLSEHEPELAEAARAAYACFEPFGTDPFEYARATRWVPENCEAPVVDVLTALCERGAAADGGEDRFAAEQNAAVVAGAERYYRTAVRGGAASWNVRDEHMADTLDRLLEHAGPGAKGVVWAHNTHIGDAAATDMVAYGMTNLGRLARERHADDGVVLVGQAGHRGEVMAGDHWGAPACRLPVPAGRAGSAEDLLHDALGDQASVLSFPPSPDQPSWLRSPLGHRAIGVVYHPEREHRGNYVPSTLGDRYDALLWFGDTTALQPVRAEPADDPEPETRPSGV
- a CDS encoding serine hydrolase, which produces MARTIDGSGIDTVLQEAVDNGAVPHVAAIVADADGVVYEGAAGVRHTDSGPQPVSTGTHFRIMSMTKIVATVAALQQVERGALDLAAPVASYVPDFAEVQVLEGFDGDTPRLRAPKTPATVKHLITHTSGLGYWFWNAELKKYEEVTGLPNVVPGDMAAFKAPMVADPGTRFEYGINTDWLGRVVEAVAGTTLDVVIKENVTEPLGMDDTMFALDEARQANKTPVHVKGEDGGWISAGNVLPDDPQWWPGGHGLHSTPRDFIRFERALLRGGELDGTRILTQETVDAAFSDQLGGIPMPTEIRTVDPPITDTLTLGPGWTWGYGLLLNTLDLPGARRAWTGAWAGLFNTHFFVDRTTGICASLYTNSLPFIPKDEAWKVYGDFEAALYASL